The Aspergillus fumigatus Af293 chromosome 5, whole genome shotgun sequence nucleotide sequence CCCTGTATTCATCACAGTACCATAATTTTGAATCGTGGTAGTGGAGTTTGATCGTTTTAAGCGATATCTTCCCCCTGCTCCGTCATATGTGGTAGTCTAACGGAGACCTCTTGGCGCTCAGTCTTGAGTAGGAGCCTGAGGTCGAACAATCTTCATCCTTGGGTGGATAGATAGACACGATGTATTTGATCTGACATATTTGGATCAACATATCTCTTGTCTGCCTATTCTCTATCATTATCCAACTCATTACTCTATTCTTCCAAATCTCGCATTGTGGCCACCAAAACATCTTTTGGGGAGGGGGCGGCCCGCCAATAACTGGAATTAAGGAATCGGCGACGCCTGCGACTCCAAACACACCAGTGCGTCTAGGGGGTGGATAGAGCCATTGTCTTCTGGCTTGCTCTTCATTTTATTATTATCGCCGCCCGTTCACGATTTACGCCACACATCATGTCTCGAATGTGGGAGGTTGATCCAGAGACGAAGGCCAAGGTATGCATGTGTCTCCTGGTTTTGCGGCAATTGTGCCACATCGAGATAACCAGGTTGACTCTGACGGTTTCTCTAATTAGCTTCTTCAAATCTCCAAGACGAATGGCAACGACAGATGCTGCGACTGCGGTGCTCCATCACCCCAATGGGTTCGTCCACTCTAACCTCACAGCAACCCCCGCACCATTGCTTCAATACACATGGCTGGATACGTGGACAGTAGTCTGACATGGCACTCCCTCTAGGCCTCACCTAAGTTCGGAACCTTCATCTGCCTAAACTGCGCCGGCACGCATCGAGGATTGGGTGTGCATATCTCCTTCGTCCGCTCCATCACCATGGATGCCTTCAAAACGTCCGAGATCCTCCGCATGGAGAACGGAGGCAACGACCCCTGGAAGACCTTTTACGACAACCACCCCATCACGCAGTCCGAAGGCCGGACCTTCGAAGACTCAACCATCAAGGAACGGTACGAAGGTGATGTCGGCGAAGAATGGAAGGAGCGACTTTCCGCCACCGTCGAAGGCCGCGAATACGTCCCCGGCCAACTGAAGCCCAAAAAACCAGCCGCGGACCCATCCACCTCCCGGTCGAGCACGCCGTTCACCAACACAAACACAAATAGGGGCAGCGGCGCCGGCTCTCCCGCCTCGCACGACGGCCTCGACCCTACTGGCGCGAGCAGGAAAGATCGCAACGAGGCATACTTTGCCAAACTGGGTTCCGAGAACGCAGCGCGCTCGGCCTCCCTGCCGCCCTCGCAGGGCGGGAAATACACCGGCTTCGGCGGCGGCTTGCCCCCCACGGCAGGATCCAAGACATCCCCCGCGCGCGGGGCGGTGCCGGGCCTCGACGAGTTCCAAAAGGATCCCGTCGGCGCGCTAACGAAGGGGTTTGGCTGGTTTACGACGGCTGTTGGGAAGAGCGCGAAGACGGTCAATGAGATGTATATCCAGCCGACGGCGAAAACGGTACCCTCGCCCCTTTTCTCGGTGGGAGAAGTAGTAAGCTAATGTGTTGCTTTAGATAGCCGAATCGGAATTTGCGGCCCAGGCGCGCCTTCAGGCTGCGCAGCTGGGTCAGAACATCCAGATTGGCGCGCGCGGCGCCGCGGACCATTTGACTCGCTTCGTTGAGGGACCGGATGAggccgcggcggcggcggcccGTCGGCGCCAGGAGCCCGAGCGGAAGGATTTCTGGGATGAGTTTGCCTCGTTGGCCGAGCAGGATACTCACCGGCGAAATACGTCGCGGTCGAGTGCGATCGGGACGACAGCTATCAGGCCTAGTGGCGGGGGGCCGACTGGGGGTTCGTCTGGTGCTGGGTCGGGGAATGCGACGGGGACGGCATCGTCAGGTGGAAGAGGGGGTGACGAGGGAGGGTGGGATGATAACTGGTAGCGTTTGGTTTGTGTCCATGTATGTTCTGGACGTGATTGTTTTTTGAATACTTTAGAGTACGATTGCCATTTCAATGAGCGTTATCTTGCTGCATGCCCGCTGACACGGCAGCTCAGCAAAATCTCCATCTGCAATCCAACAAGTACATACACATACACATACATCTTGACATGATGGGAATAGTAGAGTAAGTAGTATACAGATTTATAGTACAGCACTGGTGCGGGAGCTATCAATAAAAGCCTCCGCGTAACTCCGCCAGCACGGCCTTCTGCCTTTGCGCGCTCATAAGCTCAAACCGATCGACAGACATCACAAACGTGCCCCGACCCGCGCTCAGACTGCGGAGATGCTTCAGGTATCCCACCATCTCCTTCAGCGGCACCTTCGCCGTAATGGTGCGGGGCCGGTTCACCGCGGCAGGGATCTCGACGCCGACGGAAGGCGTCTCGAAGGGATCCGGCGGGGCGTAGATCCGGCTCTGGTCAATGATGACGGGTTCTTCGGCACCCGCACCCATGGGCGAGGCATCGGTAGCTGTGATGGGGATGTCCTCGTCGAGGGAGATGATGTGGCCGCCGCGGGAGGCGGAGATGTCGTGGACGACGGCGCCGAGGCTGGCTTCGTCgacactgatgatgacgTTCATGACGGGTTCCATAAGCGAGGTTCCTGGTCTGGGCTGGGTGGGCGAGGGGAGGAGGTCGCGGAGTGCGGCGGATGTGGCGAGGCGGGCTGCGGCGGAGAGAGCGGAGGGGGTGGTGTCGGTGCCGAAGATGTGTGTGGCTGGGTCGAGGGTGAGCGTAACGCGGGTGCTGTGCATGGGGAAGGTGAATTGGGGCCCGCGCGCGAGGGCAGCCAGACACCCGTTTTGCAGGGCTGTGCGCAATGTGTGTACGTCCAGGCCTGGCGGGAGGAAGGGGCTCTCCTCGGTGCCTTTCTTGGTGTGTTCGATTTGGAGGTCGGGGGCGAGAATGATGATTTGGTTCCCGTCGCGGGTCTCGACAGCGAGAGCGTCCGGTTCTGGGGCTGGTGATGTGTCTCGGTTGAACGGCTCGACTAGGGCCGTGCAGCCGGCTTTGCCCTTACGGCCGGCGATCTCCTTGTCGAAGATCTTGGTCACGGCAGGGGACGGGCCCAGAGGCGTTTCGCGGTAGCCGATCTCGATGCGACCCATGGttgccttggccttgagatCGTTGATCAGGCGATCGCGAGCAATCTCCAGATGGAGCTCGCCCATTCCGCTCAGCAGGGTCTGCCCGGAGTCCTCGTCCACGGCTACATGCAGACTAGGGTCTTCTCGCAATAGGAGCGCGAGACATTCCTGcaccttcttctcttcgctCAGACTGTGTGGCTCTacgctggcgaagaagacggGAGGCGGTACGTTGATGGGTCGCAACTGCAATGTATTCAGTGGCTTTGGAGGTGTCGCTTTGTTCCCCGCGTAGGAGACGAGGGTGTCACCGGTCCGGGCATGTTTGAGGCCGACCACGACACCAATGTGTCCTTCTGGAATCGAATCCACTTCCACCGCATCGTTGGCGTACATCTTGAGTAAGCGCGGAGCGCGCTCTGAGACATTCAGGTTGGTGTTGAACAGAACGCAGTTGCGGTCCAGGGATCCAGAGTACACGCGCACATATACCAAAACCCCTCGTTTTGCATCGTTGACTACCTTGAAGGCCAGGGCGCATCCTTGCAAGTTCTTCATCACATTCTGGGACTCGGCATGCGCGACAGACTTTCTCTGCTTGCCTTTGGGAGATTGGGACTTTTCGCCCGACTCCACAAGGAGTTCTCCCGAGAGAAGGCGCTGCAACCCTCCTTGAACCCCTCCAATGCTGACCTCCGGATCGGGGGCCTCGAGCGGACTCGGAAGGAGGTTCACCACGGCATCCAGAAGGGGTTGGACTCCGATGTTGCGGAAGCTGGCGCCCGCAAAAATCGGGACGATGTTGCTTCCTGACTCCTCGAGGAGACACCGACGCAGGCTCTCCAAGATGTCCTGCGGAGGAAcggcaagatggttctcaTCGCATTCTAGGAATTTCTCCACCATCGCCTCGTCGTGCTCGCTCAGCAGTTCGACAAGCGCTATCCGGGCACGTCGGAGCTCCTTACCGAGTTGGGCCTCCTCAGCATCTAGCTGCTCGAGGCTCAGCATCTTGACAACCTTGCcatccccctcttcccaTCGAAGGCCTTGTAGGTTGATCGCGTCAGCTACCCCGACAAAGCGACCATTGCCATTTTCAAACCAGGGAATCTGGCACACAGCCGGAAAGGCCCCCAGCCTGGAGCCTACCTCTCTTACCGTCCGCCCAAATGCAGCTCCGTCTCTGTCTAGTTTGTTAACATAGACAATCCGGGGAATGCGATAAGTGCTTGCTTGGTGCCAGACTCGCTCCGTCTGCGCCTCGACACCAGCTACACCGTCCAGTATGCAGACTGCGCCATCCAAGATGCGCAACGATCGCAGAACCTCAAATGTAAAGTCCGCGTGTCCAGGAGTATCAATCAGATTGATCGTATGTGATGACGCAGATCTGGGGGTCTGCACTTCTTGCTTATCACTCTCCCCGGCAGTTGGCGGCCAGTGGAAGGTAATGGCCGCAGACTGAATAGTGATTCCTCGCGCACGCTCAGCCGGAAGAAAATCAGTGACTGTAGATCCCTCGTCCACGTCCCCTATCCTTCTGGTAAAGCCACTATAGTAGAGCATACGCTCTGTGGTGGTTGTCTTGCCTGCATCAATGTGGGCTATGATACCAATGTTCCTTGTTCGGTCCAGAATTTTCTCTTGCCATCTTGATGTAGATGTCGAGAAACCCTTCGCTTCGTATTGACTCCGAAGCACACAGATTTTGTCAGAGATCGTGGTCCGTCCTGTCCTCACCCCAAGGCGTTTGGCAGCATCAACAGCTGCTCTTGGACGATTGGATCGTACCGCCTGGGGAAAGCTGCGCAGGAAAGGAGCTGCAACCATGACCGAGTATCATTGACAACATATACTCCATCAATTGGAAGTATTCATTGTAGTCTCAGACTAAGAAGAGggaaatagagaaagaaATAGAGGTAGATAAAGCAAACTGCGCGAGAAAGAAAGCTTCAGGGTGGGTGATACCTTCATCTTCCCTTCAGAAGCAGATCAGTGAGTTGAATGCCTGGTCAATCAGGCGCCGATCCTCCGCAGAGACGTAAGGCAACAAGGCAGTACCACTCTACCTCCGGCCCCCCATCTTCATcgcttccctctctaggCAGAGCTCGtctcctcattctctccaCGGCGTGGCGGTTTTTACTTCTCTCTTTATCTTTCCAAATACTTCAATCGGTTTTTTTAGGGTCTACAGGTATTGTTATATCAACTTAGTTCAACCTTCCTGATCGTTGTCTGATAATAACAAGGTCGCGC carries:
- a CDS encoding GTPase-activating protein GCS1 is translated as MWEVDPETKAKLLQISKTNGNDRCCDCGAPSPQWASPKFGTFICLNCAGTHRGLGVHISFVRSITMDAFKTSEILRMENGGNDPWKTFYDNHPITQSEGRTFEDSTIKERYEGDVGEEWKERLSATVEGREYVPGQLKPKKPAADPSTSRSSTPFTNTNTNRGSGAGSPASHDGLDPTGASRKDRNEAYFAKLGSENAARSASLPPSQGGKYTGFGGGLPPTAGSKTSPARGAVPGLDEFQKDPVGALTKGFGWFTTAVGKSAKTVNEMYIQPTAKTVPSPLFSVGEIAESEFAAQARLQAAQLGQNIQIGARGAADHLTRFVEGPDEAAAAAARRRQEPERKDFWDEFASLAEQDTHRRNTSRSSAIGTTAIRPSGGGPTGGSSGAGSGNATGTASSGGRGGDEGGWDDNW
- a CDS encoding mitochondrial elongation factor MEF2, which encodes MVAAPFLRSFPQAVRSNRPRAAVDAAKRLGVRTGRTTISDKICVLRSQYEAKGFSTSTSRWQEKILDRTRNIGIIAHIDAGKTTTTERMLYYSGFTRRIGDVDEGSTVTDFLPAERARGITIQSAAITFHWPPTAGESDKQEVQTPRSASSHTINLIDTPGHADFTFEVLRSLRILDGAVCILDGVAGVEAQTERVWHQASTYRIPRIVYVNKLDRDGAAFGRTVREVGSRLGAFPAVCQIPWFENGNGRFVGVADAINLQGLRWEEGDGKVVKMLSLEQLDAEEAQLGKELRRARIALVELLSEHDEAMVEKFLECDENHLAVPPQDILESLRRCLLEESGSNIVPIFAGASFRNIGVQPLLDAVVNLLPSPLEAPDPEVSIGGVQGGLQRLLSGELLVESGEKSQSPKGKQRKSVAHAESQNVMKNLQGCALAFKVVNDAKRGVLVYVRVYSGSLDRNCVLFNTNLNVSERAPRLLKMYANDAVEVDSIPEGHIGVVVGLKHARTGDTLVSYAGNKATPPKPLNTLQLRPINVPPPVFFASVEPHSLSEEKKVQECLALLLREDPSLHVAVDEDSGQTLLSGMGELHLEIARDRLINDLKAKATMGRIEIGYRETPLGPSPAVTKIFDKEIAGRKGKAGCTALVEPFNRDTSPAPEPDALAVETRDGNQIIILAPDLQIEHTKKGTEESPFLPPGLDVHTLRTALQNGCLAALARGPQFTFPMHSTRVTLTLDPATHIFGTDTTPSALSAAARLATSAALRDLLPSPTQPRPGTSLMEPVMNVIISVDEASLGAVVHDISASRGGHIISLDEDIPITATDASPMGAGAEEPVIIDQSRIYAPPDPFETPSVGVEIPAAVNRPRTITAKVPLKEMVGYLKHLRSLSAGRGTFVMSVDRFELMSAQRQKAVLAELRGGFY